One window from the genome of Pseudanabaena yagii GIHE-NHR1 encodes:
- a CDS encoding S8 family serine peptidase, which yields MRRLGWFVGWILLNISSHIATSPTSWALDKSVDRQGIDARVLQKPPYNLTGKNVFIGQVELSRPTRFAVDKISNKLLQIDRAIVQPYEVFFRDGKAIPNKNLDDHSAQVAAVIISQDKIRRGIAPDAKLLSSAYSQRRQDGQPEACLAAQYVARQYNSTVRAINFSFGELLSEDPRPKPLLDGNALLTLCVDWVSNNYNTLPIVAGNQGKGGIPIPTDLYNGFTVGFTREVDGIYRQVDRGNLIDEPFIDRNDNGKYDQGEVFSDLNKDGKWTAGVESPIDGRRSLALLAPGNNLKLPTLQSKFKNVNGSSFAAPHVIGTIALLHEYANRQVEAGNWSIDARRHELIKAILINSADKIQDQGDGKILGMSKTILDAFGKTWIDTEAYTSRNIPLSRHLGAGQLNAHRAFLQYQAGQQLPTSPENKSLENIKAIGWDTNIVEVDKYQDYIFAKSLEADSYISATLTWDRQVKLNDKNGNGLFDIGESFTDEGFNKLELYLMRSQDTDISQSIWSSVSQVDNLQHIFIKIPTTDKYKLRVVFKSPQKNSPSQRYGLAWWAKS from the coding sequence ATGCGTAGATTAGGTTGGTTTGTCGGTTGGATTTTGCTCAATATTTCCTCCCATATTGCCACTAGCCCCACCAGTTGGGCTTTAGACAAATCAGTCGATCGCCAAGGGATTGATGCCCGTGTTTTACAGAAACCACCTTATAACCTCACAGGCAAAAATGTCTTTATCGGACAAGTTGAACTCAGCCGCCCCACTCGATTTGCTGTCGATAAAATATCGAACAAACTTTTGCAAATCGATCGCGCGATCGTCCAACCCTACGAAGTATTTTTTCGTGATGGTAAAGCTATCCCCAATAAAAATCTAGACGATCACTCGGCTCAAGTTGCAGCCGTGATCATTAGTCAAGACAAAATTCGGCGAGGAATTGCCCCCGATGCCAAATTGCTTTCTTCAGCATATTCCCAACGTCGGCAAGATGGACAGCCCGAAGCTTGTTTAGCAGCTCAGTATGTCGCTCGGCAATATAACAGCACCGTTCGCGCCATCAACTTTAGCTTTGGCGAACTCCTCAGCGAAGATCCACGCCCAAAGCCTCTACTAGATGGTAACGCCCTACTTACTCTCTGCGTTGATTGGGTATCAAACAACTACAATACCTTGCCCATCGTCGCAGGCAATCAAGGCAAAGGAGGGATACCCATTCCCACGGATCTATATAACGGTTTTACAGTCGGCTTTACTCGCGAGGTCGATGGAATTTATCGCCAAGTTGATCGCGGCAATCTCATTGATGAACCCTTCATCGATCGCAATGACAATGGCAAATACGATCAAGGGGAAGTATTCAGCGATCTAAATAAAGATGGTAAATGGACAGCAGGTGTAGAAAGCCCCATTGATGGCAGGCGATCGCTTGCTCTCCTTGCCCCCGGGAATAACCTCAAGCTCCCCACCCTGCAAAGTAAATTTAAAAATGTCAATGGTTCTAGTTTCGCTGCGCCCCATGTAATAGGCACGATCGCCCTTTTACATGAATATGCCAATCGCCAAGTTGAAGCTGGCAACTGGAGCATTGATGCGCGTCGTCACGAATTAATCAAAGCTATCTTGATCAACTCTGCGGACAAAATCCAAGATCAAGGAGATGGCAAAATTCTCGGTATGTCCAAAACTATTCTCGATGCCTTTGGTAAAACATGGATTGACACCGAAGCTTATACTAGTCGAAATATTCCCCTCAGTCGTCATCTTGGGGCAGGACAACTCAATGCCCATCGTGCTTTTCTGCAATACCAAGCAGGACAACAATTACCCACTAGTCCTGAAAACAAAAGTTTAGAAAATATCAAAGCGATCGGGTGGGACACCAATATTGTCGAAGTTGATAAGTATCAAGACTATATTTTTGCCAAATCTCTAGAAGCTGATAGCTATATCTCAGCAACTTTAACTTGGGATCGTCAGGTCAAACTCAACGATAAAAATGGCAATGGTTTATTTGATATTGGTGAAAGTTTTACCGATGAAGGCTTTAATAAACTCGAATTGTATTTAATGCGATCGCAAGATACCGATATTTCCCAAAGTATTTGGTCATCAGTTAGCCAAGTTGACAACCTACAGCATATTTTCATCAAAATCCCTACTACAGATAAATACAAGCTCCGCGTAGTATTTAAATCTCCGCAAAAAAACTCACCAAGTCAACGCTATGGGTTGGCTTGGTGGGCAAAATCTTAA
- a CDS encoding DUF1036 domain-containing protein — MKFPLLQFLSSPLFKVVGCLGSIVASASFMTMIEPAQAQLQVCNRSNKTAYIAVAYGVGNDRWRSEGWFEITPRRCEVVVETALTSGDYYYLYGGDRGDNWVWEGTTGQNFCVHPTDKFNYIATGEGCGRNGSELRPFFEVQVDSSNYTMNLK; from the coding sequence ATGAAATTTCCCCTACTCCAATTTTTGTCATCCCCCCTATTCAAGGTGGTTGGATGCTTAGGTTCAATTGTTGCATCTGCTAGTTTTATGACTATGATCGAGCCTGCCCAAGCACAGTTGCAGGTTTGTAATCGCTCTAACAAGACTGCTTACATTGCAGTTGCCTATGGTGTTGGAAATGATCGATGGCGCTCTGAAGGATGGTTTGAAATTACTCCTCGCCGATGTGAAGTAGTAGTGGAGACTGCTTTAACTTCTGGGGACTATTACTATCTTTATGGTGGCGATCGCGGGGATAACTGGGTATGGGAAGGTACAACTGGTCAAAATTTCTGCGTACATCCCACTGATAAGTTTAATTACATTGCTACTGGTGAGGGATGCGGACGAAATGGTTCGGAGTTACGCCCATTTTTTGAAGTTCAAGTAGATAGTAGTAATTACACTATGAATTTGAAATAA
- a CDS encoding ATP synthase subunit I, which produces MKIIPAKNSAASQTVVENSSVSVTDALEEYNRLKRKLLMLTLASGLIIGLVVWCVYGQKIALSYFIGTLFGAIYLRMLAKGVDRLGKQSKRLGYARFAVFVILIAIAAKSEQLQVLPAFFGFMTYKVAVIAILAQDLTSKSDSR; this is translated from the coding sequence GTGAAGATTATCCCCGCAAAAAACAGTGCAGCTTCGCAGACGGTTGTCGAAAACTCCTCCGTATCAGTTACTGATGCTCTGGAAGAGTATAACCGCCTTAAGAGGAAGCTGTTAATGCTAACCCTTGCCTCTGGATTGATTATCGGTCTAGTGGTCTGGTGCGTGTATGGACAAAAGATCGCACTTAGCTATTTTATAGGTACATTGTTTGGTGCTATCTATCTCAGAATGCTGGCTAAAGGAGTAGATCGGCTTGGAAAGCAGTCCAAGCGTCTCGGTTATGCTCGATTTGCTGTATTTGTCATCCTGATTGCGATCGCTGCCAAGTCCGAACAATTGCAGGTTTTACCCGCTTTTTTTGGCTTTATGACCTATAAAGTCGCTGTAATTGCGATTCTTGCTCAAGATTTGACAAGTAAGTCCGATTCTCGCTGA
- the atpB gene encoding F0F1 ATP synthase subunit A, whose amino-acid sequence MIDPLIFSQQNSFAALEVGKHLYWQFGNLAVHAQVLIVSWIVMGVVIVAAIIGSSTAKADQRVPAGFQNFMEYALEYVQSIAKDQIGEKHYREWVPFVGSLFLFIFVSNWSGALIPWKLIKLPEGELSAPTGDINTTVALALLVSLAYFYGGLKKRGLEFFTRYVQASPFLLPLWVLEDFTKPLSLSFRLFGNILADELVVGVMVLLVPLFVPLPLMVLGLFTSAIQALIFSTLAASYIGEAMEGHGDEHHEH is encoded by the coding sequence ATGATCGATCCATTAATTTTTAGCCAACAAAACAGTTTTGCCGCGCTAGAAGTGGGCAAACACCTTTATTGGCAGTTCGGTAACCTAGCGGTACACGCTCAAGTATTAATCGTGAGTTGGATTGTAATGGGCGTAGTCATCGTTGCTGCAATCATTGGGTCCAGCACCGCCAAAGCTGACCAGCGCGTCCCCGCAGGTTTTCAAAACTTCATGGAATATGCTCTGGAGTATGTCCAGAGCATTGCCAAAGACCAAATCGGCGAGAAGCATTATAGAGAATGGGTACCATTTGTTGGTAGTCTGTTCTTGTTTATCTTCGTATCAAATTGGTCTGGAGCACTAATTCCTTGGAAGCTAATTAAATTGCCAGAAGGTGAGCTTTCTGCCCCTACGGGTGATATTAACACCACTGTCGCATTGGCTCTGTTAGTCTCCCTAGCCTATTTCTACGGGGGATTGAAGAAACGTGGACTGGAATTCTTTACCAGATACGTTCAAGCGTCTCCGTTCCTTCTTCCTTTGTGGGTTCTAGAAGATTTCACCAAGCCTCTATCCCTTAGCTTCCGTCTTTTCGGAAACATCCTCGCTGATGAGCTAGTGGTAGGTGTTATGGTTCTGCTAGTACCTTTATTTGTTCCTCTGCCATTAATGGTTTTGGGACTATTTACCAGTGCCATCCAAGCACTAATTTTCTCAACATTGGCAGCTTCTTACATTGGTGAAGCAATGGAAGGTCATGGAGATGAACATCACGAGCATTAG
- the atpE gene encoding ATP synthase F0 subunit C: MIDPVVASASVVAASIAVGLGAVGPGIGQGTAASRAVEGIARQPEAEGKIRGTLLLSFAFMEALTIYGLVIALILLFANPFA; encoded by the coding sequence ATGATTGATCCAGTAGTAGCATCAGCTTCTGTAGTCGCCGCTAGTATCGCTGTAGGTCTTGGCGCAGTTGGACCTGGTATCGGACAAGGTACTGCTGCTAGCCGCGCTGTTGAAGGTATTGCACGTCAGCCCGAAGCAGAAGGCAAGATCCGTGGTACTTTGCTTTTGAGCTTTGCGTTCATGGAAGCTCTTACCATTTATGGTCTAGTTATTGCTCTAATCTTACTTTTTGCCAACCCTTTTGCTTAA
- a CDS encoding F0F1 ATP synthase subunit B': MILLNFVSNVLLAAEAVEQKGGLFDVNATLPIMAVQFIVFVAILNAIFFKPLTKAIDDRDDYIREQIITAKERLEKAELVVKQYEQELATARKATQNVLASAQAEANRIRKERIDAATAEARAKVASAKAEIEKQKQDATASLDAEVESLSRQVLEKLLGNLVRS; encoded by the coding sequence ATGATACTTTTGAACTTTGTCTCAAATGTCCTGCTTGCTGCGGAAGCTGTTGAGCAGAAGGGTGGCTTATTTGATGTTAATGCCACTCTCCCGATAATGGCGGTGCAGTTCATCGTTTTTGTAGCTATCCTTAACGCTATTTTCTTTAAGCCTCTAACCAAAGCGATCGATGATCGTGATGATTATATTAGAGAACAAATTATAACCGCGAAGGAACGGCTAGAAAAGGCAGAACTAGTTGTAAAGCAATATGAGCAAGAGCTAGCTACTGCTCGTAAGGCAACTCAAAATGTTTTGGCTAGTGCTCAGGCTGAAGCAAACAGAATTCGTAAAGAACGTATTGATGCAGCTACAGCAGAAGCAAGAGCAAAAGTTGCTAGCGCTAAAGCTGAAATTGAAAAACAAAAGCAAGATGCCACAGCATCTTTGGATGCAGAAGTAGAATCACTCAGTCGCCAAGTTCTCGAAAAGCTACTAGGTAATTTAGTAAGATCCTAG
- a CDS encoding F0F1 ATP synthase subunit B: protein MISNFVLLASEAGESSGIRLNTDILETNVINLVIVLAFLVYAGRGFLGKILSSRLESIQSAIGDAEKRQSEASAKLAEQQNKLAQAQSEADKLRQQAEVDAKHAADLILATVDADIARLHEAADQEIATEQERVIVQLRQQVAEKSLASVQAYFDRGLSEDTQIELIDRSIALLSSD from the coding sequence ATGATTAGCAATTTCGTTTTACTTGCTAGCGAAGCAGGCGAGTCTTCAGGAATTCGGTTAAATACCGATATTCTTGAAACTAATGTAATTAACTTAGTAATTGTCCTAGCTTTTCTGGTATATGCGGGTCGCGGGTTTCTTGGCAAAATTCTTTCATCACGTTTAGAGTCGATTCAATCGGCAATTGGTGATGCAGAGAAGCGTCAAAGTGAAGCTTCGGCTAAGCTTGCCGAACAGCAAAATAAATTGGCTCAGGCTCAGTCTGAGGCAGACAAATTGCGCCAGCAAGCTGAAGTCGATGCAAAACATGCGGCAGATTTAATTTTAGCGACGGTTGATGCTGATATTGCACGTTTGCATGAAGCTGCCGATCAAGAAATTGCTACTGAGCAAGAACGTGTCATTGTGCAATTGCGTCAGCAAGTTGCTGAGAAATCTCTTGCCAGTGTACAGGCTTATTTTGATCGCGGTTTAAGTGAAGATACGCAGATCGAATTAATTGACCGTAGCATTGCCCTTTTGAGTTCTGACTAG
- the atpH gene encoding ATP synthase F1 subunit delta: protein MKSNSVSQAVVAPYADALISLAQEQNSLDAIARDVRLIGDTLSDSVELSQLFASPLIGENVKKGVIESVFGSQVSALTKSFLLLLVDRKRIAFLSEIVKQFQSLLRVIDGVALAEVTSAFQLSRAQEDSLRDRVKKLTGAKAVELSITVNSDLIGGVIIKVGSQVVDASIRGQLRRIKSSLAAA from the coding sequence ATGAAATCTAATTCTGTTAGTCAAGCAGTCGTTGCCCCCTATGCCGACGCTTTGATCTCTTTGGCTCAAGAGCAAAATAGTCTCGATGCGATCGCTAGAGATGTGCGACTAATTGGCGATACTCTTAGTGATTCCGTTGAATTAAGTCAACTATTTGCAAGTCCTCTTATTGGCGAAAATGTCAAGAAAGGCGTAATTGAAAGTGTTTTTGGTTCGCAAGTAAGTGCATTGACCAAAAGCTTTTTACTGCTATTAGTTGATCGCAAACGCATCGCCTTTTTAAGTGAGATCGTTAAGCAGTTCCAATCTCTTTTGCGCGTGATTGATGGTGTTGCTCTTGCCGAAGTTACCTCTGCTTTTCAATTGAGTAGAGCGCAAGAAGATTCCTTACGCGATCGAGTCAAGAAACTGACAGGTGCTAAGGCAGTCGAACTTTCAATTACAGTTAATTCCGACTTAATTGGTGGTGTCATCATTAAAGTTGGTTCTCAGGTAGTAGATGCCAGCATTCGTGGACAACTGCGCCGTATTAAGAGCAGCCTAGCTGCTGCCTAG